CTTCGGAGGACACTGATGAGCACCGACAACATCGCCGCGCCGCGCAGCCCCTACCTGAGCCACCGCAAGCGCAACCGCTTCAACATCGAGAAGTGGCGCTGGATCTACATGCGCGTCTCGGGCGTCCTGCTCGTGGTGCTCATCTTCGGACACCTCTTCTACAACCTGATCTTCCCGGGCAAGGTGTCGATCCTCGACTGGGCGTTCGTCGCGGGCAAGCTCGCCGACCCGTTCTGGGTCGTGTGGGACACCCTGCTGCTGTGGCTCGCGCTCATCCACGGAGCGAACGGCATGCGCACGCTCGTCAACGACTACGCCCACGGCCGCTTCCGCAGCATCCTGCTGTGGGGCCTCGGCGGCACGACCGTCGTGCTGATCTTGCTCGGCACGCTCGTGCTGACGACCTTCGACCCCTGCCTCGGCGAGCCCACGAACGCCGAGCTGATCGCGATCTGCGCGGCCCAGTAGCCCCGCTGCCACTAGTGAGAGAGAACGTGAGCGACTTCCTGCAGTTCGAAGACGGAGACGTCATCGACGGCGTCCACTACCACCGACACGACGTCGTCATCGTCGGGGCGGGCGGTGCCGGCATGCGCGCCGCGATCGAGGCGGCACCGCGCGCCAACACCGCGGTGATCACCAAGCTCTACCCCACGCGCTCGCACACGGGCGCGGCGCAAGGCGGCATGGCCGCGGCGCTCGCGAACGTCGAAGAGGACTCGTGGGAGTGGCACACCTTCGACACCGTCAAGGGCGGCGACTACCTCGTCGACCAGGATGCGGCCGAGATCCTCGCGAAGGAGGCCATCGACGCGGTCCTCGACCTCGAGAACATGGGCCTCCCGTTCAACCGCACCCCCGAGGGCAAGATCGATCAGCGCCGCTTCGGCGGTCACACGCGCGACCACGGCAAGGCGCCCGTGCGCCGCGCCTGCTACGCGGCCGACCGCACGGGCCACATGATCCTGCAGACGCTGTTCCAGAACTGCGTCAAGCTCGGCGTCAACTTCTTCAACGAGTTCTACGCGCTCGACCTCGTCATGACCGAGGTCGACGGCGTGCAGAAGCCGTCGGGCGTCGTCGCCTACGAGCTCGCGACGGGCGAGCTCCACGTCTTCCAGGCGAAGTCGATCGTCTTCGCGACGGGCGGCTTCGGCAAGATCTACAAGACCACCTCGAACGCCCACACCCTCACGGGCGACGGCGTCGGCATCATCTGGCGCAAGGGCCTGCCTCTGGAGGACATGGAGTTCTTCCAGTTCCACCCGACCGGTCTCGCGGGCCTCGGCATCCTCCTCACGGAGGGCGCACGCGGTGAGGGCGCCATCCTGCGCAACGCCTCGGGTGAGCGCTTCATGGAGCGCTACGCGCCCACCATCAAGGACCTCGCCCCCCGCGACATCGTCTCCCGCTGCATGGTGCAGGAGGTCGCGGAGGGCCGCGGCGCCGGCCCGCACAAGGACTACGTGCTGCTCGA
The Protaetiibacter sp. SSC-01 genome window above contains:
- a CDS encoding succinate dehydrogenase hydrophobic membrane anchor subunit; translated protein: MSTDNIAAPRSPYLSHRKRNRFNIEKWRWIYMRVSGVLLVVLIFGHLFYNLIFPGKVSILDWAFVAGKLADPFWVVWDTLLLWLALIHGANGMRTLVNDYAHGRFRSILLWGLGGTTVVLILLGTLVLTTFDPCLGEPTNAELIAICAAQ
- the sdhA gene encoding succinate dehydrogenase flavoprotein subunit; the encoded protein is MSDFLQFEDGDVIDGVHYHRHDVVIVGAGGAGMRAAIEAAPRANTAVITKLYPTRSHTGAAQGGMAAALANVEEDSWEWHTFDTVKGGDYLVDQDAAEILAKEAIDAVLDLENMGLPFNRTPEGKIDQRRFGGHTRDHGKAPVRRACYAADRTGHMILQTLFQNCVKLGVNFFNEFYALDLVMTEVDGVQKPSGVVAYELATGELHVFQAKSIVFATGGFGKIYKTTSNAHTLTGDGVGIIWRKGLPLEDMEFFQFHPTGLAGLGILLTEGARGEGAILRNASGERFMERYAPTIKDLAPRDIVSRCMVQEVAEGRGAGPHKDYVLLDCTHLGAEVLETKLPDITEFARTYLGVDPVYEPVPVMPTAHYAMGGIPTNVKAEVLRDNETVVPGLYAAGECACVSVHGSNRLGTNSLLDINVFGKRAGNNAVDYAETVDFTPLPADAAAAVREMVDNLRNASGTERIAALRKELQEEMDRNAQVFRTDESLAKVTETIHQLRERYKNVSIQDKGNRFNTDLLEAIELGFLLDLAEVVVFSAKNRKESRGGHMRDDYPKRDDETYMKHTMAYLTGDPHSANAADHITLDWKPVVITNYQPMERKY